A genomic segment from Yimella sp. cx-51 encodes:
- a CDS encoding polyprenyl synthetase family protein — MTDPARTDAEAVDHALARLLREGRARTETVNPDHTVLWDALGDAAAGGKRFRPILVLQAHDAFGGARTDQAVQVGAAIELLHTAFVIHDDVIDGDDIRRGRPNVSGAFRTWAGAQGADDEGAATLSITAGILVGDLALSAAVRAVATTDLPGDLLLTLLDHFDEALHTTAAGEYADVRLSLHLGSGSMAESLRMAQQKTSAYSFSLPLKAGALLAGADQETVRRCGALGRSLGTAFQLVDDLAGVFGDPALTRKSATCDLRTSKQTPLLVHARNTQQWPQIEHYLGRDLDDAELARARHLLTISGSRQFVEDTVHRELALAASEIELLGLPSALPTPVTEGLSLLVDGAAA, encoded by the coding sequence ATGACCGATCCGGCGCGTACAGACGCCGAAGCCGTTGATCACGCCCTCGCCCGCCTGCTGCGTGAGGGTCGCGCACGCACCGAGACCGTCAACCCTGACCACACCGTGTTGTGGGACGCGCTGGGGGACGCCGCTGCTGGCGGCAAGCGCTTTCGCCCGATCCTCGTCCTCCAAGCTCATGACGCCTTCGGTGGCGCACGCACCGACCAGGCTGTGCAGGTAGGCGCGGCAATCGAGCTGCTGCACACCGCATTCGTGATCCATGACGACGTAATCGACGGCGACGACATCCGCCGCGGACGACCCAACGTCAGCGGCGCCTTCCGCACCTGGGCGGGCGCCCAGGGCGCCGATGACGAAGGCGCGGCCACGTTGTCCATCACCGCCGGCATCCTGGTGGGCGATCTGGCCCTCTCGGCCGCAGTGCGAGCCGTCGCCACCACCGATCTGCCGGGTGATCTGCTGCTGACCCTGCTCGACCACTTCGACGAGGCACTGCACACCACCGCCGCAGGCGAGTACGCCGACGTCCGGCTCTCGCTGCATCTGGGCTCGGGCTCGATGGCCGAGAGCCTGCGCATGGCGCAACAGAAGACGAGCGCCTACTCCTTCTCGCTACCGCTCAAGGCCGGCGCGCTGCTGGCCGGGGCCGACCAGGAGACGGTGCGTCGCTGCGGCGCGCTCGGACGCAGCCTGGGCACGGCCTTCCAACTCGTCGACGATCTCGCTGGTGTCTTCGGCGATCCTGCCCTGACCCGCAAGAGCGCCACCTGCGACCTACGCACCAGCAAGCAGACACCGTTGCTGGTGCACGCCCGCAACACCCAGCAGTGGCCGCAGATCGAGCACTACCTCGGTCGCGACCTGGACGATGCCGAACTCGCCCGAGCACGGCACCTGCTCACCATCAGCGGCTCGCGCCAATTCGTGGAGGACACCGTGCATCGCGAACTCGCCCTGGCGGCGTCGGAGATCGAGCTTCTCGGCTTGCCGAGCGCTCTGCCCACGCCGGTGACCGAGGGTCTTTCGTTGCTGGTGGACGGGGCAGCAGCTTGA
- the crtI gene encoding phytoene desaturase family protein, whose product MNTEYAAPDEQQSVVVIGGGIAGLATAALLASRGFSVDLLEKNDELGGRVGSYERDGFRFDTGASWWLMPEVFEHFFELLGTTVEAELDLVTLDPSYRVFFQDADEAVDVRPDVAHNTELFETIEPGAGRKLGAYLESAQDTYDMALRRFLYSNFDSTASFLGLDVLRRSPKLGLLLTRSLGSHIAARFKDVRLRQILGYPAVFLGSSPDRAPSMYHLMSRLDLGDQVLYPLGGFTRLIEAVERLAVQHGVRVHTGAQVTAIRTEGKPPQARGVDYLRDGAAQQIDADIVVAATDLHHVETTLLPASEQSHPEKSWERRDPGFGAVLALLGVSGRVPELPHHSLFFTTDWKRNFEQIFGKDAQVPDPASIYVCTPSRTDSSVAPEGDENLFVLIPVPSDVEIGHGGDDGAGSPIIERAVDAAIDQIAAWADVPDLRERIAVRRTIGPADFADDFNAWQGSALGLEHTLRQSAFLRPSNVSSKVEGLYYAGSSTVPGVGLPMCLISAELVLKRLIGDNSSTPLDSASTLSAG is encoded by the coding sequence ATGAACACCGAATACGCAGCCCCCGACGAGCAGCAGTCGGTGGTGGTGATCGGCGGCGGCATCGCGGGCCTGGCGACGGCTGCTCTACTGGCCTCTCGTGGGTTCAGCGTCGACCTGTTGGAGAAGAACGATGAGCTCGGTGGGCGGGTCGGCAGCTACGAACGCGACGGCTTCCGCTTCGACACCGGCGCCTCGTGGTGGCTCATGCCGGAGGTCTTCGAGCACTTCTTCGAACTGCTCGGCACCACCGTCGAGGCCGAACTCGACCTGGTGACCCTCGACCCGAGCTATCGCGTCTTCTTCCAGGACGCCGACGAAGCCGTGGACGTCCGACCCGACGTCGCGCACAACACCGAACTCTTCGAGACGATCGAGCCGGGCGCCGGACGCAAGCTGGGCGCCTATCTGGAGTCGGCCCAGGACACCTACGACATGGCGTTGCGGCGCTTCCTCTACAGCAACTTCGACTCCACGGCCTCGTTTCTCGGACTCGACGTGCTGCGCCGCAGCCCGAAGCTGGGTCTGCTGCTCACGCGGTCACTCGGGAGCCACATCGCCGCCCGGTTCAAGGACGTGCGGCTGCGCCAGATCCTGGGCTATCCCGCGGTTTTCCTGGGCTCCTCCCCCGATCGGGCGCCGAGCATGTACCACCTGATGAGCCGTCTCGATCTCGGCGATCAGGTGCTCTACCCGCTCGGCGGCTTCACCCGGCTGATCGAAGCGGTGGAGCGGCTCGCGGTGCAGCACGGCGTGCGGGTGCACACCGGCGCGCAGGTGACCGCCATCCGCACCGAGGGCAAACCGCCTCAGGCGCGCGGAGTCGACTACCTGCGAGACGGCGCAGCGCAGCAGATCGACGCCGACATCGTGGTGGCCGCCACCGACCTGCACCACGTCGAAACCACCTTGCTGCCGGCTTCCGAACAGTCGCACCCGGAGAAGTCGTGGGAGCGTCGCGACCCGGGCTTCGGTGCCGTCCTCGCGCTACTCGGAGTCTCCGGACGCGTGCCCGAACTGCCGCACCACTCGTTGTTCTTCACCACCGACTGGAAGCGCAACTTCGAGCAGATCTTCGGCAAGGACGCGCAGGTGCCCGATCCTGCGTCCATCTACGTCTGCACCCCGTCACGCACTGATTCCAGCGTCGCTCCTGAGGGCGACGAGAACCTCTTCGTCCTCATCCCCGTGCCGTCCGACGTGGAGATCGGGCACGGCGGGGACGACGGCGCAGGTTCACCGATCATCGAACGGGCCGTCGATGCCGCGATCGACCAGATCGCCGCGTGGGCGGACGTACCCGATCTGCGTGAGCGCATCGCCGTGCGCCGCACCATCGGACCAGCCGATTTCGCCGACGACTTCAACGCGTGGCAGGGCAGCGCGCTCGGATTGGAGCACACGCTGCGTCAGAGCGCCTTCCTGCGGCCCTCCAACGTCTCGTCCAAGGTCGAGGGTCTGTACTACGCGGGGTCGAGCACTGTGCCGGGCGTCGGTCTGCCGATGTGCCTGATCAGCGCCGAACTGGTGCTGAAACGATTGATCGGTGACAACTCCTCCACTCCGCTCGATTCGGCGAGCACACTGAGCGCCGGATGA
- a CDS encoding MarR family winged helix-turn-helix transcriptional regulator codes for MREIHELLRQIALVSDQHVNTVARNLGVPATNVHAIGVLRNEPEGVSSTELSRALGLSPPATTALVNRLVASGHAERSTSPVDARRVLIRATPTALQHSNSQFEQVNTALDAVLADHDPEQVEAFTRMLTEIHDAFMAAGGSRPTS; via the coding sequence ATGCGCGAGATCCACGAACTCCTGCGGCAGATCGCGCTGGTCTCTGACCAACACGTCAACACGGTCGCGCGCAACCTCGGCGTACCCGCAACGAATGTGCACGCCATCGGCGTCCTGCGCAATGAGCCCGAGGGCGTCAGCTCCACCGAGCTCAGCCGCGCCCTCGGCCTCTCCCCTCCGGCGACCACCGCGCTGGTGAATCGGTTGGTTGCCTCGGGCCATGCCGAGCGCTCCACCTCACCGGTGGACGCCAGGCGGGTGCTGATCCGCGCAACGCCAACTGCGTTGCAGCACAGCAATTCTCAGTTCGAACAGGTGAATACGGCACTTGATGCGGTATTGGCCGATCATGACCCCGAGCAGGTCGAGGCGTTCACCCGGATGCTGACCGAGATCCACGACGCATTCATGGCGGCAGGAGGGTCACGTCCGACATCCTGA
- a CDS encoding lycopene cyclase domain-containing protein: MTWENLSYAAMLGFCLAATLPLIALFKLDLPKQWRRVLLSILIAGTPFLVWDLIVTHAGHWWFDDDQTLPWRILDLPLEEISFFIVIPLVTIITLEGVRSVLRRKGASDEVTR, from the coding sequence ATGACCTGGGAAAACCTCTCGTACGCAGCGATGTTGGGCTTCTGCCTGGCCGCGACGCTGCCGTTGATCGCACTCTTCAAACTCGATCTGCCCAAGCAGTGGCGCCGGGTGTTGCTGAGCATCCTGATCGCGGGCACGCCGTTCCTGGTCTGGGATCTCATCGTCACCCACGCCGGGCACTGGTGGTTCGACGACGACCAGACCCTCCCGTGGCGCATCCTCGACCTGCCGCTGGAGGAGATCTCCTTCTTCATCGTGATCCCGCTGGTCACGATCATCACGCTCGAGGGCGTGCGATCGGTGCTGCGCCGAAAAGGCGCGTCCGATGAGGTGACCCGATGA
- a CDS encoding uracil-DNA glycosylase, producing the protein MSSEPLPHPVTGEPFASPVPPGRGWPGDVATARTPIACHAEQVAALAQSSPRQTQLDARISVCRACPRLVEWREDVAETKRSSFAAQPYWGRPVPGFGDPKARVLVVGLAPAANGANRTGRMFTGDRSGDWLYAAFQRAGYASQAASEHAGDGLELLDLRIVSAVRCAPPDNKPTTVERITCAPWLDRDLQLAQPHLHSIFALGSFAWDATLAAARRLGWEVPRPQPKFGHAATTLLRNGTREVKLVGSYHVSQQNTFTGKLTEPMLDAAIAELRVDDSDAG; encoded by the coding sequence ATGTCGTCCGAGCCCTTGCCGCACCCGGTCACGGGTGAGCCTTTCGCGTCCCCGGTGCCGCCCGGTCGCGGCTGGCCAGGCGACGTCGCCACTGCGCGCACACCGATCGCGTGCCATGCCGAGCAGGTGGCTGCACTGGCCCAATCGTCGCCCCGACAAACACAATTGGACGCCCGCATCTCGGTCTGCCGGGCCTGCCCGCGACTGGTGGAATGGCGCGAGGATGTCGCCGAGACCAAGCGGTCTTCCTTTGCTGCGCAACCGTATTGGGGACGTCCGGTGCCAGGCTTCGGCGATCCGAAAGCCCGGGTGCTCGTGGTCGGGCTCGCCCCGGCGGCCAACGGCGCCAATCGCACCGGCCGCATGTTCACCGGCGACCGGTCGGGCGACTGGCTCTACGCCGCCTTCCAACGTGCCGGTTACGCCAGTCAGGCGGCGTCCGAGCACGCCGGCGACGGACTCGAACTGCTCGACCTACGGATCGTCTCGGCCGTGCGTTGCGCCCCTCCGGACAACAAACCCACTACCGTCGAGCGCATCACCTGCGCCCCGTGGCTCGATCGCGACCTGCAACTGGCGCAGCCGCACCTGCACTCGATCTTCGCCCTCGGGTCGTTCGCCTGGGACGCCACCCTGGCTGCCGCGCGCCGGCTCGGCTGGGAGGTGCCGCGACCGCAGCCGAAGTTCGGCCATGCCGCAACTACTTTGCTGCGCAACGGAACTCGCGAGGTGAAGCTGGTGGGCAGCTACCACGTCAGCCAGCAGAACACCTTCACCGGCAAGCTCACCGAACCCATGCTGGACGCCGCCATTGCCGAGTTGCGGGTGGACGACTCCGACGCGGGCTGA
- a CDS encoding lycopene cyclase domain-containing protein produces MSYTALAAIGVVVVLVLDLWVARTRVITTAVWWISYAIIVFFQVLTNGWLTGRRIVNYNPDVIIGSEKVTMFGDGRIGYAPVEDLAFGFGLVLLTCVVWTWLGRRDQAQR; encoded by the coding sequence ATGAGCTACACCGCTCTTGCCGCGATCGGCGTCGTGGTGGTGCTGGTCCTCGACCTCTGGGTGGCACGCACCCGCGTCATCACCACCGCCGTCTGGTGGATCTCCTACGCGATCATCGTCTTCTTCCAGGTGCTGACCAACGGCTGGCTGACCGGTCGCCGCATCGTCAACTACAACCCCGACGTGATCATCGGCAGCGAGAAGGTGACGATGTTCGGCGACGGCCGCATCGGCTACGCGCCGGTCGAGGACCTCGCGTTCGGATTCGGTCTGGTGCTGCTCACCTGCGTGGTCTGGACCTGGCTCGGACGTCGCGACCAGGCGCAGCGATGA
- a CDS encoding squalene/phytoene synthase family protein: MASASASLVIRNYSTSFGLASRLLAKPVRIHVAHAYALVRIADEIVDNPDPGVPVDARDRMLTWLQDDVTHALLTGYSSNLVVHAFALTARECGIGHELIDPFFESMRMDLHRTTHTPETFDRYVYGSAEVVGLMCLRTFIAAEQLDQVKDYERLAPGAQRLGAAFQKINFIRDLADDKDLLHRSYFPGLDPDNFQDADRDRILDDIDADLAAANAVIPGLPGSSRPAVRAAHDTFAELAARLRATPAEQIRRQRVRVPNPVKLRIAASSRYKDRR, translated from the coding sequence GTGGCTTCGGCCAGCGCCTCGCTGGTCATCCGCAACTACTCCACCTCCTTCGGACTCGCGTCGCGGCTGCTGGCCAAGCCGGTGCGCATCCATGTCGCCCACGCCTACGCGTTGGTGCGGATCGCCGACGAGATCGTCGACAATCCCGATCCTGGTGTGCCAGTGGATGCCCGGGATCGCATGCTCACCTGGCTGCAGGACGACGTCACCCACGCCCTGCTCACCGGATACAGCTCGAACCTCGTGGTGCACGCCTTCGCCCTCACCGCCCGCGAATGCGGCATCGGGCACGAACTGATCGACCCGTTCTTCGAGTCGATGCGCATGGACCTTCACCGCACCACCCACACCCCCGAGACCTTCGACCGTTATGTCTACGGTTCGGCCGAAGTGGTCGGGCTGATGTGTCTGCGCACGTTCATCGCCGCCGAGCAGCTCGATCAGGTGAAGGACTACGAACGTCTCGCCCCCGGAGCGCAACGCCTGGGTGCCGCGTTCCAGAAGATCAACTTCATCCGCGACCTGGCCGATGACAAGGACCTGCTGCACCGCTCGTACTTCCCCGGTCTCGACCCCGACAACTTCCAGGACGCCGACCGCGACCGCATCCTCGACGACATCGATGCCGATCTGGCAGCGGCCAACGCGGTGATCCCCGGGCTCCCGGGCAGCAGCCGTCCGGCCGTGCGAGCCGCCCACGACACCTTCGCCGAACTGGCCGCTCGACTGCGTGCCACCCCGGCCGAGCAGATCCGCCGCCAGCGCGTGCGGGTGCCCAACCCGGTGAAGCTCCGAATCGCCGCCAGCTCTCGTTATAAGGACCGCCGATGA
- a CDS encoding HAD-IC family P-type ATPase, protein MTEPNPAFTPDVQTVIKVVGEDDRVTTTQMAAGLTSAQVQERVARGEVNESQDQNSRSVADILRVNIFTRINAILAVLFALVLVTGSYRNGLFGLLIVINSGIGIAQELRAKRTLEKLTIVGQATVEVVRDGATTRIPTNQIVVDDLVELAPGDQIVVDGQVAAAVELSVDESLLTGEADAVAKHPGDTLRSGSFVIAGSGSMHVTKVGADSYAAKLAAEAGAFSLAKSQLRAGIDQILKVITYLLIPAGILTIVNQLLLAKQDWQRGLLGMVAALVPMVPEGLVLLTSVAFAVGVIRLGRRQCLVNELPAIEGLARVDVVCTDKTGTLTELGLTLDRVDQVGQEPVADALAALGAADPHPDATVQAIHEAHPGNPGWTVTAVAPFSSAKKWSGVSFEGNGNWLLGAPDILLDPESPVAEQAQEAGSQGARVLLVATSDRAVNAAGAPGVVTAQALLIFEQRVRPDARATIEYFHRQGVQVKVISGDNAVSVGAVAASLGIGSPQTAVDARTLPEGGPEFIEAVEKGVVFGRVRPDQKKAMVDALQAKGHVVAMTGDGVNDVLALKQADVGVAMGSGSSAARAVSQIVLLNNKFATLPYVVAEGRRVIGNIERVAHLYLTKTIYAVTLALLVGLLGLSAQALHTPEVSYPFQPIHTTIAAWFTIGVPSFVLSLAPNHDRARDGFVRRVLRLAVPSGLVVAAVTLACYLLVRPDGASGASVGAGASSMSAAHQQAATACLVAMIGASWWVLVLVARPLNRWRLALVALCLLTYVPLFLLPFTQEQLLLDPSNTRSMAIGIALAVTGMVLIELLHRRVSRSVEAPEKAEHP, encoded by the coding sequence GTGACTGAGCCCAACCCGGCCTTTACTCCGGACGTCCAGACCGTGATCAAGGTTGTGGGAGAGGATGACCGCGTGACGACGACGCAGATGGCGGCGGGCCTGACCAGTGCCCAGGTGCAGGAACGGGTAGCGCGCGGGGAGGTCAACGAGTCACAGGACCAGAACTCACGTTCGGTCGCCGACATCCTGCGGGTCAACATCTTCACCCGTATCAACGCCATTCTCGCGGTGCTCTTCGCGCTGGTGCTGGTCACCGGCTCCTACCGCAACGGGCTGTTCGGTCTGCTCATCGTCATCAACAGCGGCATCGGTATCGCCCAGGAACTTCGGGCGAAACGGACGCTGGAGAAGCTCACGATCGTCGGTCAGGCGACCGTCGAGGTGGTGCGTGACGGCGCCACCACGAGGATCCCGACCAATCAGATCGTGGTCGACGACCTGGTCGAACTCGCGCCAGGTGATCAGATCGTGGTCGACGGGCAGGTAGCTGCTGCAGTCGAACTCAGCGTCGACGAGTCACTGCTGACCGGTGAGGCGGATGCCGTCGCGAAGCACCCGGGCGACACCCTGCGATCGGGCAGCTTTGTGATCGCCGGTTCCGGATCGATGCATGTCACCAAGGTGGGCGCCGATTCGTACGCCGCCAAGCTCGCCGCAGAAGCGGGCGCTTTCAGCCTGGCGAAGTCGCAGCTACGGGCGGGCATCGACCAGATCCTGAAGGTCATCACCTACCTGCTGATTCCCGCGGGCATCCTGACGATCGTCAACCAGTTGCTGCTCGCCAAGCAGGATTGGCAGCGCGGACTGCTGGGCATGGTCGCCGCGCTGGTGCCGATGGTGCCCGAAGGGCTGGTGCTGCTCACCTCTGTCGCGTTCGCCGTCGGTGTCATCCGACTCGGACGCCGGCAATGCCTCGTCAACGAGCTGCCGGCCATCGAAGGCTTGGCCCGGGTCGACGTCGTCTGCACCGACAAGACCGGCACCCTCACCGAGCTCGGTCTCACCCTTGACCGTGTCGACCAGGTGGGGCAGGAGCCGGTCGCCGACGCGCTGGCCGCACTCGGGGCCGCAGACCCGCATCCGGACGCGACCGTCCAGGCGATCCACGAAGCCCATCCGGGCAACCCCGGCTGGACGGTGACGGCGGTCGCGCCGTTCAGCTCGGCCAAGAAGTGGTCGGGCGTCTCGTTCGAGGGCAACGGCAACTGGCTGCTCGGCGCGCCCGACATCCTGCTCGACCCCGAATCGCCGGTCGCCGAGCAGGCTCAAGAGGCCGGATCGCAAGGCGCTCGCGTGTTGCTGGTCGCCACCTCCGACCGGGCGGTCAACGCAGCAGGAGCTCCCGGCGTGGTCACTGCGCAGGCGCTGCTCATCTTCGAGCAACGAGTGCGACCGGACGCCCGCGCCACCATCGAGTACTTCCACCGTCAAGGCGTCCAGGTGAAGGTGATCTCTGGCGACAACGCGGTCAGCGTCGGAGCTGTGGCGGCATCGCTGGGCATCGGCTCCCCGCAGACCGCGGTCGATGCACGCACGCTGCCCGAGGGTGGGCCGGAGTTCATCGAGGCCGTGGAGAAGGGTGTCGTCTTCGGTCGGGTGCGCCCCGACCAGAAGAAGGCGATGGTCGACGCGCTGCAGGCCAAGGGCCACGTCGTGGCGATGACCGGTGACGGCGTCAACGACGTGCTCGCGCTGAAGCAGGCGGACGTCGGTGTGGCGATGGGCAGCGGCAGTTCGGCGGCCCGCGCGGTGTCGCAGATCGTCCTGCTCAACAACAAGTTCGCCACGCTACCCTATGTCGTGGCCGAAGGTCGACGCGTCATCGGCAACATTGAGCGCGTCGCCCATCTCTACCTCACCAAGACGATCTACGCGGTCACCCTCGCCTTGCTGGTGGGCCTGCTCGGCCTGAGCGCGCAGGCGCTGCACACGCCCGAGGTGTCGTATCCCTTCCAGCCGATCCACACCACCATCGCGGCGTGGTTCACCATCGGCGTGCCGTCCTTCGTGCTCTCGCTCGCGCCCAACCACGACCGGGCGCGCGACGGATTCGTCCGACGGGTGTTGCGACTCGCGGTGCCCTCGGGTCTGGTAGTTGCTGCGGTGACTCTCGCCTGCTACCTGCTGGTGCGTCCCGATGGTGCCAGCGGCGCCTCCGTGGGCGCTGGCGCCTCGTCGATGTCGGCAGCGCATCAGCAAGCAGCCACTGCCTGCCTGGTGGCGATGATTGGTGCGTCGTGGTGGGTGCTGGTGCTCGTGGCCCGGCCGCTCAACCGTTGGCGCCTCGCGCTCGTCGCGCTCTGCCTCCTCACGTACGTGCCGTTGTTCCTGCTGCCCTTCACCCAGGAGCAGTTGCTGCTCGACCCGTCCAACACCCGATCGATGGCGATCGGTATCGCGCTCGCGGTGACCGGGATGGTGCTCATCGAGTTGCTGCACCGCAGGGTGTCGCGGTCGGTCGAAGCGCCGGAGAAGGCCGAACATCCCTGA